The Christensenella timonensis DNA segment TGCATAAGAAAATTAAGTGGTACCGTTTAATCGGTTCCCTAATTGGTGCCTTTATCGTCGCCGTATGCTTGTGGGCTGTTATATTGCTTCCCACTTTTCAATTAATCCGCTTCACCGGAAGGGCCATAGGGGATTCCTATGAGCATTTTGCTTCTTTTAGTTTTGACCCGCGAGTTGTAGTCGGAATGCTGTCTCCGGAGGCTTGGCGCACGATGAATAGCGTAGCATACAAGGGAGAATTTACGGTAGATATTTATTTTGGACTTGTTGTACTGGCGCTGTGCATCTATGCCCTTATTTTTTGCAGGAAGAATTTCAAAGTGAAAGTATTGGGAATTGGCATGGTGCTGGTGTTTCTGTTCATGATTTGCCCCAGCGTTGAGCCAATAGGACGATTGGTCCAAAAGATACCGTTTATAGGGTCGTTCCGCTGCACAGCGCGGGCAGTTTTCTTGTTTGCAATATGCGAAATTGCACTTGCTGCGATTGCTTTGAACCAAATTATTCGCAACAAAGAATATAAACGTTATCTAAAGTTTAGTATTTTATTTTTTATAGCGGTTTGTGTGCTGTTGGGAATCTTTTATGTAAACAGGCATGAGTGGTTCAACTTTGGAATAGACAACAAAATTAAGATGGCAGGTGTAATGCTATTGGTAATTGCAGGACTCAATATTCTTATTGCATTTATAATCATGCTGCTTACATTAAAAGAAAAAAGAAGGTATCTTGCTACAATTTTTGTCATTGCACTGGTAATCCTAAATATATGTGACGTGTTTTTTATGAACAATGCAAAAGATTTTGAATTGCCAGAGCGCGTGACAAGAAGGTTTGATGCAGAGCTGTTGAAGAATACAGAATTTTCAAACTTTATGAACGACAATGCCGGACTTGAATACCGGGTTGCAAAAGTCGGAGGGACATCACATCAGAAAAATCGTAGCATGAATATGTATATTACGAGCGAAACAATCAACCGGTATATGGATCTGAATGGCTATATTTCCTATGAAAACCAAAATTACCTTAAGATGTTTAGCAATTGGTATGATATTTCTGTATATGTTGGGACGGAGCAGAGAATAGAGAATCTATCACTTTATTCGATGCTGGACGTTAAATACTTTGCAGTGCAGGACGGGTACGGGTTTGAAGTCTGGGATATAAAACCGGCAGATCTTATTTTAGAAAAAGATATCGTTCGTATTGAGCCAGGCGATGGGGAAAGAGTTGCATGGCAGGAGGAATTTGAGCTTCAGCCCGATCACTATTATTTTGTGGAAGCTACAGTTGTGGATGGGGGAAATGCTGAAAGATTGTATATTGATCTCTATGCAGGCAACAGCCAGGAAAACGATTATGATCATTTTGAACATGATCTCGATTTGAGAGGATACGGGGAAGAAACGAGGAGATTCCTTATTAATTCGATGAAAGACGCTCCCGGGAAAGCTTCTGTACGGTTGCTTGCCCAAGGGAATAGCGATACAGTGACGGTTAAAGATATCAGGATATATGACTCTGTTGCGGTACCTGTCGACTTACCGATTGCTGCGGAAGTAGAAGATTATGGGGTCGTAGAAAATGAAAAAAAAGCAAATGGAAATATAACGATATATGAGAATCCGTATGTAAAAGGAATGGTATATTCTGCGGATTATGTAATCGGGATGCAAACGGCGGAACAGATCATAGCGGATACTAAGACAAATGACTTTGACCGGAATATTTACGTTGTAGGCCATGATGATATGGAACTTTTGGAAAGCAATACAAAGATTTCAATAGAATCTATCGATCCGAATAATGTGTCTGCAAAAGTAAATGCCGACCAAGACACCTTTGTCGTGATGGCACAGAATTATTATCCTGCGTGGAAGGCATATGTAGACGGGCAGGAAACCCAGATTTATATTGCGAACGGAACGTTGCAGGGAATCGACGTTCCGGCGGGAGAGCATATTGTGGAATTTAAATATATACCAAGCTATTTCTATGCAGGGGCGGTTATATCTGCATGCACGGTGTGCTTTCTTATAATTTATTTCGTGGCGCAGAGCAGAAAGAAAAAGAGGACGGATAACGGAAAATGAGGATTATTATTTCAACAGTTCAAATCCCGTTTATAACGGGCGGCGCGGAATTTCTCGCACAAAATTTAAAAAGTGCTTTCATAGAAAACGGGTATGAAGCGGAAATTGTGACGATGCCTTTTATGGATAGCCCGCTTGAGCGTTTGGAAGATCATATTGTCGCGTCAAGACTATTGGAATTAACCTATGGATGGGCAGGAAAAAGCGACCTTTGCATCGGGCTTAAGTTCCCTGCTTATTTTATTCCACATGAAAATAAGGTGTTATGGATTCTCCACCAGCACCGAAACGCATACGATTTGTTCAATGCGCCCAGCAGCACCATTAAAGATGATGAAACAGGAAGAAAATTCCGCGATATTGTATACCGGGCGGACAATACTTATCTGCCGGAAGCAAAGCGGCTCTATACGATTGCCGATAATGTTGCCGGCAGGCTGAAACGATATAATGGACTGAATGCCCAAACTTTATACCATCCATGCCCAGATCATGACAAATTTTACGCGGAAGAATATGGAGACTATATCCTGATGCCTAGCAGGATCAATGTTACGAAAAGGCAGATGCTTGCGCTGGAAGCGATGGAGTATGTAAAGTCGGACATTAAGCTGTATCTGGTCGGGCAAGCGGGGACAGAACACGAACGCCGCCAATTGCTTGAAACCATTCGGCAAAAAGGATTAGAGGATAAAGTCAGATATTTTGATTTTGTATCAACAGGCCGGAAATTAGAGCTGTATGCGAACGCAAGGGCCGTATTATTTATTCCGATCGATGAAGATTACGGGTATATTACTTTAGAGGCAATGGAAGCGGCGCGTGCAGTCATTACGGCAAAAGACAGCGGAGGCCCGTTGGAGTTTGTTGAAAATGAGAAAAACGGATTGATTGTTTCGCCGGAACCTCTGGAAATTGCAAAAGCAATTGACGAATTTGCGCATTCCAAGAAGATGGCACGGCAAATGGGGATTGCCGCAAAAACACGTCTTTCCGATATGAATATTACGTGGGAAAATGTTGTGAAGGAGTTAACGAAATAGTATGGATACAGCTTCGAAGATAGAAAAGATATTAGCGGAAATTGAAACTGGCGAAAGGGAGACTGGAACATTTGCTCAAACGATGAAAATAGAGGAAGTCCTTAAAATTCTGGGAAAAGATCCAGACCTGTGCAGGAGCCAGCAGGGAAGTTCGGAAGTGGGCACAGTTCATTTTAATATTGATGAGCTGAAGCGTTGGAAGGATCTGATTGAAAAAGATCATAATGTTATCTATGACCGGCCTCTGGCGGGGGGGAACAAACTGAAGACGACGGCGAAGCGTGCAATCCGGAAGGCGGCACGTTTTGTAGTTGATCCTATGCGGGTAGATCAGAACGAATTTAATTTGGCGGTTATGTCCGCAATTAATATTTTATACAATGGCGCGGTTGTGGCGAATCCACAAACAGTCATTGAACAGCTGCGGGAGCTGCGGAGGGATATAAACGATAACAAAAGAAAAACAGCAGATATTGCTGAAAGAGTATTGGAGCTGGATGAAAAAAATAAGGAAATAAAAAAAGAAATAGAAAATGTTGCGGCTTATTTGGAGGAAGAAAACCAACAGTTGCTGGATAAAATCAAGGAGCTGGCAGAGCAGCGTGAAATGATCAAAAAGGTATCGGAAAAATTTGACAGGCAGACAGAGACCTTTGCGCGCTTTTTGCGGGAGCAGGAAAAACAAAGGGAATCTTCTGCCATGCTGCCGGGAACGCCTTCGTGCGCTGAGCCAGTACAAGGGCAGGAAAGCGGCAGACCGGATCCTGAATCAAAGGATACTTACGCGGCAATTGATTATTTTGATTTTGAAAATCATTTCCGGGGTTCGCGTGAAGAAATTAAGGCAGGACAGGAAGTCTATGCGCCCTATTTCGAAGGGAGAACAAATATTCTTGACCTGGGATGTGGCCGCGGTGAATTCTTGGAAATTATGAAAGAAAAAGAAATTCCCGCGAAAGGTGTTGACCTGTATCCGGATTATGTTTATTTTTGCAGGCTTAACGGTTTTGATGCGATTGAAGGAGATGCAGTTGAATATTTGGCAGGAATAGAGAATGAATCATTGGGTGGAATCTTCGCAGCGCAGTTGATTGAGCATTTAGAGGTGGAGCAGATATTGAGCTTGTGCGCAGAAGCTTACAAAAAATTGCAGGAGGGAGCATTCTTTATTGCAGAAACGCCGAATCCTACATGTCTTGCGACCTATATGAATTCTTTTTACCTGGATCCCTCCCATAATAAACCGGTTCATCCCAAAACGATGGAATATTATTTGCGAAAAGCGGGATTCAGCGAGGTTGAAATACTCTTTACGGAAGCCAGCAGATCTGGTTACCGTCTGCCTCTTTTGAGCGGGAAAGGCGTAGACAATCTGGAAGAATTCAATAATGGAATCAATCTGGTGACGGATCTATTGTTTGGCAGCCAGGACTATGCGGTTATTGCGAAAAAGTAAACGGAGACGAAAGATATGAAAATTGCTGTTGTAGGCCCCAGCCCGGTGCCTTTTACAATTGGAGGCGCGGAAAATTTGCTGTGGGGAGTATGCGATTCCATCAATCGTTATACCCCACATCAGGCGGAATTGATTAAGTTGCCATTGAGGGAATTGAATTTCTGGGATTTGATCGAAAGCTACCAGGATTTTTATCAACTGGACTTGTCGCATTTTGATCAGGTAATTGTAACAAAGTATCC contains these protein-coding regions:
- a CDS encoding YfhO family protein — its product is MEKTVLQQQNNPFIKYRMECIYIALFLVIPLLLFADALVNHQLIDAGDMVGTFSRNSIVREAFTSGKMTFWNIYEASGTPWISPYLMYPLAWIVMPFDAVTQTTLYFALHLSLGGIFLFFYLKELNLSVHAAFFGGIVFMLSNMLLLRMAHSGVVATMVWTPLVLLLTEKLLKHNAEFKYMLLAGIAVAMQALAGFQQVLIYSCIFVAIYYVACGLHKKIKWYRLIGSLIGAFIVAVCLWAVILLPTFQLIRFTGRAIGDSYEHFASFSFDPRVVVGMLSPEAWRTMNSVAYKGEFTVDIYFGLVVLALCIYALIFCRKNFKVKVLGIGMVLVFLFMICPSVEPIGRLVQKIPFIGSFRCTARAVFLFAICEIALAAIALNQIIRNKEYKRYLKFSILFFIAVCVLLGIFYVNRHEWFNFGIDNKIKMAGVMLLVIAGLNILIAFIIMLLTLKEKRRYLATIFVIALVILNICDVFFMNNAKDFELPERVTRRFDAELLKNTEFSNFMNDNAGLEYRVAKVGGTSHQKNRSMNMYITSETINRYMDLNGYISYENQNYLKMFSNWYDISVYVGTEQRIENLSLYSMLDVKYFAVQDGYGFEVWDIKPADLILEKDIVRIEPGDGERVAWQEEFELQPDHYYFVEATVVDGGNAERLYIDLYAGNSQENDYDHFEHDLDLRGYGEETRRFLINSMKDAPGKASVRLLAQGNSDTVTVKDIRIYDSVAVPVDLPIAAEVEDYGVVENEKKANGNITIYENPYVKGMVYSADYVIGMQTAEQIIADTKTNDFDRNIYVVGHDDMELLESNTKISIESIDPNNVSAKVNADQDTFVVMAQNYYPAWKAYVDGQETQIYIANGTLQGIDVPAGEHIVEFKYIPSYFYAGAVISACTVCFLIIYFVAQSRKKKRTDNGK
- a CDS encoding glycosyltransferase family 4 protein — protein: MRIIISTVQIPFITGGAEFLAQNLKSAFIENGYEAEIVTMPFMDSPLERLEDHIVASRLLELTYGWAGKSDLCIGLKFPAYFIPHENKVLWILHQHRNAYDLFNAPSSTIKDDETGRKFRDIVYRADNTYLPEAKRLYTIADNVAGRLKRYNGLNAQTLYHPCPDHDKFYAEEYGDYILMPSRINVTKRQMLALEAMEYVKSDIKLYLVGQAGTEHERRQLLETIRQKGLEDKVRYFDFVSTGRKLELYANARAVLFIPIDEDYGYITLEAMEAARAVITAKDSGGPLEFVENEKNGLIVSPEPLEIAKAIDEFAHSKKMARQMGIAAKTRLSDMNITWENVVKELTK
- a CDS encoding class I SAM-dependent methyltransferase; its protein translation is MDTASKIEKILAEIETGERETGTFAQTMKIEEVLKILGKDPDLCRSQQGSSEVGTVHFNIDELKRWKDLIEKDHNVIYDRPLAGGNKLKTTAKRAIRKAARFVVDPMRVDQNEFNLAVMSAINILYNGAVVANPQTVIEQLRELRRDINDNKRKTADIAERVLELDEKNKEIKKEIENVAAYLEEENQQLLDKIKELAEQREMIKKVSEKFDRQTETFARFLREQEKQRESSAMLPGTPSCAEPVQGQESGRPDPESKDTYAAIDYFDFENHFRGSREEIKAGQEVYAPYFEGRTNILDLGCGRGEFLEIMKEKEIPAKGVDLYPDYVYFCRLNGFDAIEGDAVEYLAGIENESLGGIFAAQLIEHLEVEQILSLCAEAYKKLQEGAFFIAETPNPTCLATYMNSFYLDPSHNKPVHPKTMEYYLRKAGFSEVEILFTEASRSGYRLPLLSGKGVDNLEEFNNGINLVTDLLFGSQDYAVIAKK